The Mus caroli chromosome 1, CAROLI_EIJ_v1.1, whole genome shotgun sequence genome has a window encoding:
- the Nr1i3 gene encoding nuclear receptor subfamily 1 group I member 3 isoform X4 yields the protein MTAMLTLETMASEEEYGPRNCVVCGDRATGYHFHALTCEGCKGFFRRTVSKTIGPICPFAGRCEVSKAQRRHCPACRLQKCLNVGMRKDMILSAEALALRRARQAQRRAQKASLQLSQQQKELVQILLGAHTRHVGPMFDQFVQFKPPAYLFTHHRPFQPPGPVLPLLTHFADINTFMVQQIIKFTKDLPLFRSLTMEDQISLLKGAAVEILHISLNTTFCLQTENFFCGPLCYKMEDAVHVGFQYEFLESIFHFHKTLKGLHLQEPEYVLMAATALFSPGPELPKEKRSISYKRRWR from the exons ATGACGGCTATGCTAACACTAGAAACCATGGCCAGTGAAGAAGAATATGGGCCGAGGAACTGTGTGGTGTGTGGAGACCGGGCCACAGGCTATCATTTCCATGCCCTGACTTGTGAGGGCTGCAAGGGCTTCTTCAG ACGAACGGTCAGCAAAACCATTGGTCCCATCTGTCCGTTTGCTGGAAGGTGTGAGGTCAGCAAGGCCCAGAGACGCCACTGTCCAGCCTGCAGGTTGCAGAAGTGTCTAAATGTTGGCATGAGGAAAGACA TGATACTGTCAGCAGAAGCCCTGGCATTGCGGCGAGCCAGACAGGCACAGCGGCGGGCACAGAAAGCCTCTTTGCAACTGAGTCAGCAGCAGAAAGAACTGGTCCAGATCCTCCTGGGGGCCCACACTCGCCATGTGGGCCCCATGTTTGACCAGTTTGTGCAGTTCAAG CCTCCGGCTTATCTGTTCACGCATCACCGGCCTTTCCAGCCTCCGGGCCCCGTGTTGCCTCTGCTCACACACTTTGCAGATATCAACACGTTTATGGTGCAACAGATCATCAAGTTCACCAAGGATCTGCCCCTCTTCCG GTCCCTAACCATGGAGGACCAGATCTCCCTTCTCAAGGGAGCGGCTGTGGAAATATTGCATATCTCACTCAACACTACgttctgtcttcagacagagAATTTCTTCTGCGGGCCTCTTTGCTACAAGATGGAGGATGCAGTCCATG TAGGGTTCCAGTACGAGTTTTTGGAATCGATCTTCCACTTCCATAAAACCCTGAAAGGACTGCATCTCCAGGAGCCTGAGTATGTGCTCATGGCTGCCACCGCCCTCTTCTCCCCTG